The Raphanus sativus cultivar WK10039 chromosome 2, ASM80110v3, whole genome shotgun sequence DNA segment GAGTGTCGTTGATTTGCCTCCTGGTCGTGTTGCCTTGGGCACAATGTGGGTATTTAAGATAAAGTATAACGCAGACGGTACTGTGGAACATTTTAAAGCAAGGCTAGTTGTTCTTGGAAACCGACAGAAAGCAGGTTCGGATTATGATGAGACGTTTGCTCCCGTCGCGAAGATGACAACAGTCCGGAGTTTATTGAAAATAGTTGCTGCAAACAACTGGGAAGTTCACCAGATGGATGTGCACAACGCGTTTCTTCATGGGGATCTACATGAAGAAGTCTATATCAAGCTTCCGCAATGTGTTCATAATTCTGATCCAAACAAAGTGTGTAAGTTACACAAGTCACTTTATGGTCTGAAGCAGGCGCCTCAATGTTGGTTTGAGAAGCTCACTAAGGCGCTTGTTCGAGCTGGTTTCACTCAGTCATATTCCGACTACTCTTTATTTGTGTACTCACGTGGACGGGTTGAGATACGAGTACTaatatatgttgatgatctaaTTATTTGTGGTAGCGATGGGGAAGCAATACATAAGTTTAAGACTTATCTTGGTGAGTGTTTTCATATGAAGGATTTGGGAAAACTCAAGTATTTTCTTGGAATAGAGATAGCTCGGAACAGAGAAGGTTTCGTTATAAGTCAGAGAAAATATGCTTTGGACATAGTACAGGAGTCGGGACTTATGAGTTCTGCATCGGCTGCAACTCCAATGGAACAGAATCATCACTTAGCAACCGATGACAGTCATTTCCTTACTGAGCCAGCGTGGTATCGCAGACTAGTAGGCATGCTCATTTATCTCGTCAATACCAGATCCGACATATCTTATTCTGTACATATTCTCTCTCAGTTCATGCATAAGCCGCGAGAGAGACATATGGATACTGCGCTACGAGTTGTATGTTTTCTGAAAGGGACTGCAGGACAGGGAATACTTCTTAAGTCTGGTTCGGACTTGCAGTTATCTATCTATTGCGATGCGGATTGGGCGGCTTGTCCAATGACGAGAAGATCTTTGACAGCTTATGTAGCCATGATTGGAGGGTCTCCAGTGTCTTGGAAGACAAAGAGGCAGAGTGTGGTGTCACATTCATCGGCTGAAGCGGAGTACCGGGCAATGTCAATAGCCACACGCGAGGTGAAGTGGTTACGTCAGTTGCTAACTGATTTGGGTTTTAGACCGAGGACACCATCGCGTCTCTTTTGTGATAGAAAGTCAGCTCTCTATATTGCTTCAAATCCAGTTTTTCATGAACGGACTAAACATGTTGAGATCCATTGTCATCGAGTTCGTGATGCCCTCAAGTCAGGAAGGATAACGTGTTCTTATATTGGGACGAAGGAGCAGCTAGCGGATGTTTTAACGAAGGCGTTGGGAAAGGTTCAGTTAATAAGCTTATTTCCAAGTTGGGCATTTCTAGTTCGTGTGCTCCCACTTGAGAGGGAGTGTTGTGATAATATTTATCTAAGATGTTGATAAGTATGTAATATATTAGAGATAAGTACTCTAATATAATTAGTTAGAGATATGGTATATTCTCTTATGTAAATCTTGTATATATAGGGCTTGAGTCCTACGATCAATACAACACGAAAATATTCAGCCATACTTTGGTTTTACAATCTTCATCTGTTCGATCATCCCCAACATAGATTGGAAGAACATCATCACAGTTGTTTAGGCCTGAAGAATGTTTTGATGTCAATGGCTAAATCAAGTTTCAGATCAGAAGCAGGGGAGGAAGTACATCAGTATGTTTTAATATACCGAGAGATTCGAGTAGAAATGTCACAGCTTTCCCTTTGTCCCAGTCAATAACAGGACGGATCTCTAAGACCTTTTAAAACCCATaagatataaaatcaaaaaaaatatgaaaatttattcgAAAATTGTTTTGAAGTTGAGGTGCGTGCAGATGTTTCTTTTTTACCTTCCGGCCATGTGTTAGACGTAGCTTTGGATATGTTCCATTTTCGAAGGAGGAGTCTGAGAAAGCATCTTCTCTGAGTGGTTAATGAAGTATTTGATGACGTGATCTTGAATAAAACAGAGGATACCATAAGGTACAGACCGTCCATTCACGATAACTCATGTCAGTAGCATCGCTGCTAATGTTGTCTTTGTTAAGTATTGCTGGGGGAGGAGAAGAAGATTTCATTGCATCGAGCCAACCACTAGACTTAACATCATCAAGAATCCCAGTTTTCTTTCTGGGAACAGTTAGAAAAAGATTGTTGTTCTGTGAGAGCGCCgtggctgctgctgctgatgagTATGGTAGTCTATTCTGACGAATGGTTAATCTTGAGTTGCTTATTGGTGGAGAATCAGTCATTACAGGAGACGAATGACCAGATTTTATGTCCATAACAAGACCAGACAGTGGATATAAAAGAAGCTCTAGTCGATTTTCAACTCAGTTAAGAATCCTCCTCCATCAAGGACCCTGAAATAATGTAGATGCCAAGAAGAAATAGAACCAGTTTAGACCTAGAGAAAATATCCTGTTGAATCTAGAAATTAAATATTCTCTTCAGCTAGAACATTGGATACAAAAGTGTTTCATAATGGCCTCAGgctattaaaattcaaaaatgagaaacaaacaaaagattCCTGTTTTTGTATTTTGCTGACAGACCGTTGTTATGAAAAGGTTAACCAAGAAAACAACATGATTCATGAACTTTACTTTGTAACAGAATTTTGCAAGGAGTTAACACGAGAGAGAGATATTTGTAATAGAATTTCTTCTATGATTGCTACTAGCCTACTACCAAAGGCATACAATATTGGGAATATTTGTCCTAGAATTTCTTCCGAGTGCtgagatacaaaaaaaaaaaacctcacatctttaaaataaaataaaacttaatttcATAATATCCagaaatatactatataataaaataatatgatagatactactatgtttaaaatttactaAAGCAATAAgactatattatttaaacaaaacaatgtttttacttataaatcccttaaaatactaaaatgagatatgttaaattatattttcttaaatacaaaatgtaaatataaaatttcttaaaaatattccttttctataataaaataaataaaatttaaaaatgtattatatgcaaaaatttatataaaaaaaagaaaacaacatattttgAATGAGATTAtctatttgagtatttcatatttttattttattgtaccTAACTCgaaatatattagtaaataataaaaattaataacaaattaaaatggtttaaaaaatttattatatattaataatacttaaTACGAAATATGAACAATAATATGATAGAGttacacaatatataacactaaaatataaattatatatttaaaacatttgtaataatattagatacatttataaaatagaaaatattcgCATGCAGGTTAAAATCTAATATGTATTTTCAAGCAAACCAACACTATAGTATGtattttcaaacataaattGACATTTTccattaattagttttattactAACTATGacaatttttttcctaaatctCTGCGTGAAATTAATATATTGTCAAATCTAAGTCTGCacaatttattttggtttcttgttattttttcaatttatatatatatagatatatagatatatacacTGATTTATATATTCGGAAAAATCATGATCAAGAATTAGTTggcaatattaaatttatttcaatagtaataaatataaaccaCTCTTTTGAAAACAACACAGGTAGAGTAAATGATATccattcaattttttaaaaatctattgaCTATCAAACTATATGTTAAGAAACATATTTGATTTGATTCCTGAAGAAGTTAATAGGCTCTGTTTATGCTAGCCCCAAAATAGttaagggaaaattgccaatatagaacaaaaaaacaagggtgttgtccctttggtataaatccttttttgtccaatttttctcctttttaccctttgtatttctgaaaactaatgaaataaatagttttgtgaatcaaaaaaatattaaaaatacaaacaattaataaaacacatatatacacaagctggtatttttttcttcttcaaaaagtttataaataaaaatttgaaaatacgttctactaaggtagaatgtgccttctacagaaaatgatatagtagaaaacgatttctaaaataaacacgttcatctactatttttagaacgtacattctactatttactaaatttctaaataagtggAATGCACATTCTAcaaatcctaaagctatctacttttcgtccggatgcatcttctacttttattaagtattctaaagggacaactaaatgatagttttatactatagggacaacaatgctgaatttttgttccgttttggcaattttcccaataGTTAATAGGCTCTGTGTTTATGCTAGCTCCAGAATAGTTAATAGGCTCTGTTTATGCTAGCCCCAAAAGAGTCACTCGTTTCCACTATTTCTCATCTGCCATCTCAGTGTAGTCCTATAGCTCATAGCCTATCTTACCGATAAAAAACAAAGGGCTGGCTTTTCGCTCGGTTGATTACCGAAGTGAAGAAAAGAAGTTGCTAAAGCTCTATGAAAACAGCCTCCTTAAGAAGATACTGACTAATAACCAAGCTAactaattctttattttttaaattataattttattattattgtactTAACAACAAATACTATAGACTTTTAGGTTTGATAACTTTAATTATGGTGACTGAGATTACATTTTCTTATTATGTAAGTATTGATGAGCTTTTATATGATTATGGTAACATTTCTTATACATTTAAAGTAgaaaattttattgaaaaatgaATTCATAggtaaaaaatgattttttcacTCCGTGATAATGGAATTAGAGTTGAAGTATCAAGtacaattttgaaatatttaattcttattatttctaaaataatttagttcgatgaacttttttttaacttaattcGATGAATATTGTAACACATGTATTTTCtcaaagaaattataaataatttttatgaaaggttattttataaaatataacatatatttttataaaatgagttCCTCTACGATATCTCACACGGATTATTTACCTATTTATACATAATGAAGAATTTCATAATACATTttaggacaagacttgggttcaccccctgtggtgaacctttaaattcaccacttgatttataaccaatcaaagtgatatgtggataattaaattaaaatattaaatatatttaaaaatagttaaaaaaaaattaatgccAATTCTAAATCCGAAATCTTAatttctaaatcctaaatattaattcctaaatccaaaccctataccttaaactcaaatcctaaaccctaaacccaaatcttagaccctaaactcaaaccgtatacgctaaacccaaattctagatcctaaactcaaatcttataTCTAAATGCtagatcctaaacccaaaccgtatactctaaactcaaattctaaaccctaaacacaaactgtgaaccctaaatctaaactctataccctaaacccaaatcatatatcctaaacccaaaccctatactctaaacccaaatcctaaaccctaaactcaaaccataccTACTTCGGGGTGCTAtcactaaaatagaaaaaattacgTAGTAATTCTTcggggtttacggtttgggtttaaggtttagaatttggttttagggtatacgatttgggtttagggtctagcaTTTGGatctagggtttagatttaaggtttgaCTTTAAAgtctagaatttgggtttagagtttagaatttgggtttaaggtttaggatttgagtatagggtttggatttagaaattaatgtttagggtttagaaataaagatttaaagtttagaattgacattattattttttagttatttttaaatatatttaatattttttatttaattatccacATGTCATTTTGATTAATCATTAATTAAATGGTGAATTttaaggttcaccatagggggtgaacccaagtcctGTCCTACATTTTAATAGTTTGGGACATGCATGTTAAGCTGAATTGGATTCAAACTCAGGTAAATTAAACGATTCCATCTTTTTGACCAAATTTTTTGTGAGTTGATTTGAGTTTTGAATTTCTAGAACTAAATATAGTAGAAAGCGATAAGAATGCTAGTAACTGTGTGTTTTGTATATTTTGgacaataaattattaattttcaaaaatataaaacaatgaaAGAGCTATGTAGCTAATTTGGTCATGAGCGTTATGGaaccctttaacaaaaaaaagtataaaacaaaacaaaaacaattaattgCGATCCTCAGTTCGTGCAAAGTCTTCGACCGTGTGCCCAACCTTCTCGAACTTCCCTTTCTCATTGCTCTCCCTGAACCTCAAATAATCCCCACATTTAAAGGACCGAAATACCCTCCCATATTCACCACCTCCAGCAACTTCGTCAGGGGCAAACACGACTTTCTGATCATCAAAGCACCAGAAGAAAGCGAGGGAGAATCTGTTACCGACGAAAGTATGACGTTTCAACACAACCCTGTGTTGGGACGATCTCAGCCGTGCGTTGGTCCAAGCGTGTAACAAATCTCCGACGTTGACGACTAAAGCCTCATCTTTAGGGTTAATATCCATGAGACCAATCCCGTCTCTGGTTCTGACTTGAAGACCTCCAATATCGTCTTGATCAACGATAGTGATGCAGCTCATGTCAGTGTGCATTCCCAGCCCTTCTAACAAATCAACATCGTCTTCTTGATGATCTTGTTCTAAAGGGATTGTGTAGTTGTTGATCCTGAAGTAGCCATGGCAGTTTCCAAACTCAGACTTGTAATATTTGTGATGAAGATCGTCTCCGAAGCTAGAGAGTATGGCTGTCACTATTTTCTCGCAGAGTTCCGTCATCTTTTCTCCATATTCTTTCATCATCtcgctttaaaaataaaataaaattataaaaaaacgaTTAGGAAATACGTGGAAATCATATTAACCACAAATTTGGCTTTGTTGTCAAAATCTAATAATCTTTTAACTTTGTGAAAGATCAAAGCATCACAACATCCAACGATCACctccttttgtattttatgtattatacaAAGACAAAAAGGTTATATGAGTGCTTGCATTAAATGCTTAAAGAGAATTCATATATGCAATGAGCACTTATAAAAGCCTTAAACTTAAAGGAGTaagctaaaaaaaaaaggagtaagCAATACATTTGGAATCAGATATGTATTTTGTTTGACAATCTTATTATCATGATCgttctatatattatttattaattgatGCAATTCAGCACCAACAACGAATTGACAAATGGTTAACTCTTAAATTACTTTATAAGGATTTTCGAGATTACATGTTCAAACTGTGtttcaatatatttacttttcaaagaaaaattaatttcgTAGTATGAGCACGACCCTAAACGGATGTACGACCTACTAAATCATAATTGCCTAGTCACTGAAAAACAAATACTATTTCGTTCTTATGGTACTCGTGagttgatgtttttatttttattttaaatttttttttttgaattatacagagatATCCTGATTCCATCGAAGTGGTCCAAA contains these protein-coding regions:
- the LOC108840864 gene encoding gibberellin 20-oxidase-like protein, giving the protein MSVELPVFDISKPLNESSLTSLQDACKEWGFFYVTNHGISGDMYQKLRRFSGGIFELGEEEKMKMGTSNYTPRFIASPFFESLRVSGPDFYASAKSSIDAFSDQATDEEFSEMMKEYGEKMTELCEKIVTAILSSFGDDLHHKYYKSEFGNCHGYFRINNYTIPLEQDHQEDDVDLLEGLGMHTDMSCITIVDQDDIGGLQVRTRDGIGLMDINPKDEALVVNVGDLLHAWTNARLRSSQHRVVLKRHTFVGNRFSLAFFWCFDDQKVVFAPDEVAGGGEYGRVFRSFKCGDYLRFRESNEKGKFEKVGHTVEDFARTEDRN